Proteins co-encoded in one Salvia splendens isolate huo1 chromosome 4, SspV2, whole genome shotgun sequence genomic window:
- the LOC121798184 gene encoding AP-1 complex subunit gamma-2-like isoform X5: MIRAIRACKTAAEERAVVRKECASIRASISENDQDYMHRNLAKLMFIHMLGYPTHFGQMECLKLIASPGFPEKRIGYLGLMLLLDERQEVLMLVTNSIKQDLNHTNQYIVGLALCALGNICSAEMARDLAPEVERLLQFRDPNIRKKQAALCTIRIIKKVPDLAENFINAAAALLKEKHHGVLITGAQLCTDMCKVSTEAHEHFRKKCLDGVVKLLRDLANSPYAPEYDISGITDPLLHIRLLRLLYVLGQGDADASDTMNDVLAQVATKTETNKNAGNAILYECVATIMNIEDNGGLRVLAVNILGRFLSSRDNNIRYVALNMLMKAISLDSQAVQRHRATILECVKDPDASIRKRALELVYLLVNESNAKPLTKELVDYLEVSDPEFKGDLTAKICSIVEKFSPEKLWYIDQMVKVLSEAGNYVKDEVWHALIVVITNAPNLHGYTVRALYKAVQKSSEQETLVRVAVWCIGEYGEMLVGNAGMLDVEDPITVTEAEAVDLVETAIKCHTSDLTTQAICLVALLKLSSRYPSCAKRINDIVLHQKGSLVLELQQRAIEFNSIIGKHGKIRSALVERMPVLDEATYSGRRAGSVPAVVSTSLGTQPKMSNGVAKPTSAPLVDLLDLSSDDVQTPSSSGGDFLHDLLGVDLSPASPVSGTNNKAPKNGTDALLDLLSVGAPTAQSSSSMLDMLSSEQDNKRSEGLLDNFASLSTSSAHSSSAVSSSSMMDLLDGFGTSSSVPVAETSGPSYPSVVAFESGSLKVTFNFSKEPGNPQTTTIEAQFVNKSPDIYSNFVFQAAVPKFLQLHLEPASGSTLPASGKGSITQKLKVSNSQHGKKSLVMRVRINYKAKDKDVLEDGQISNFPHGL, from the exons ATGATTCGGGCTATACGTGCTTGCAAAACTGCTGCAGAGGAACGTGCTGTTGTTAGAAAAGAATGTGCTTCTATTCGAGCTTCTATAAGTGAAAATGACCAAGATTATATGCATCGCAATTTGGCGAAGCTCATGTTCATCCACATGCTTGGTTACCCAACACATTTTGGTCAAATGGAATGTCTAAAATTAATTGCATCTCCAGGATTCCCAGAGAAAAGAATAGGCTATCTTGGTCTAATGTTGCTCCTTGATGAAAGACAAGAAGTTTTGATGCTCGTTACAAATTCCATAAAACA AGATCTAAATCATACAAACCAATATATTGTTGGACTTGCTCTTTGTGCTTTGGGTAATATATGCTCTGCAGAAATGGCTCGTGATCTTGCACCAGAAGTCGAAAGATTGCTTCAATTCAGAGATCCTAACATCAGGAAGAAA CAGGCAGCACTATGCACAATAAGGATAATCAAGAAAGTGCCGGACCTGGCTGAGAATTTTATAAATGCTGCTGCTGCCTTACTTAAAGAAAAGCACCATGGAGTTTTAATAACTGGTGCCCAGCTTTGCACAGATATGTGTAAAGTCAGTACAGAGGCTCATGAACATTTTAGAAAG AAATGCCTAGATGGCGTGGTCAAACTTCTAAGGGATCTTGCAAACAGTCCATATGCACCCGAGTATGATATTTCTGGGATCACAGATCCTTTACTTCATATTAGATTGCTCAGGCTTTTGTATGTGTTGGGCCAAGGAGATGCTGATGCTAGCGATACTATGAATGATGTCCTTGCCCAG GTGGCTACAAAGACTGAGACAAATAAAAATGCAGGCAATGCCATACTCTATGAATGTGTTGCTACAATCATGAATATTGAAGATAATGGTGGATTACGCGTGCTTGCTGTCAATATTCTGGGAAGGTTTTTGTCCAGCCGTGACAACAATATTAG ATACGTAGCATTGAACATGCTGATGAAAGCTATTTCATTAGATAGTCAAGCAGTACAGAGGCATCGTGCAACAATTTTAGAATGTGTAAAG GATCCAGATGCTTCAATCCGTAAAAGGGCCCTGGAGCTTGTTTATCTTCTGGTAAATGAAAGCAATGCAAAGCCTTTAACCAAGGAGCTTGTTGACTATCTGGAAGTAAGTGACCCGGAATTCAAGGGAGATCTGACGGCCAAAATATGCTCAATTGTGGAGAA GTTTTCCCCTGAAAAATTGTGGTATATTGATCAGATGGTGAAGGTTCTTTCAGAG GCTGGAAACTATGTAAAGGATGAAGTTTGGCATGCACTTATTGTCGTTATTACTAATGCTCCTAACCTACATGGATATACAGTTAGAGCTCTATACAAGGCTGTTCAAAAATCAAGTGAACAG gaAACACTTGTTCGAGTTGCCGTGTGGTGCATTGGTGAATATGGGGAAATGCTGGTGGGTAATGCTGGCATGCTTGATGTCGAGGATCCCATAACT GTAACTGAGGCTGAAGCTGTGGATCTTGTAGAAACTGCAATTAAGTGCCATACTTCAGATCTCACAACACAAGCAATATGTTTAGTCGCATTGTTAAAGCTATCAAGTCGATATCCTTCCTGTGCAAA GAGGATAAATGACATTGTCCTTCATCAGAAGGGAAGCCTTGTGCTTGAGTTGCAACAAAGAGCCATTGAATTCAACTCTATTATAGGAAAGCATGGGAAAATTAG ATCTGCATTGGTGGAAAGGATGCCGGTGCTTGATGAGGCAACTTATAGTGGGAGGAGGGCTGGTTCTGTACCAGCTGTGGTTTCAACTTCATTAGGAACTCAACCGAAAATGTCAAATGGTGTTGCTAAACCCACTTCAGCTCCTCTTGTTGATTTACTTGATCTTAGCTCTGATGACGTTCAAACACCAAGCTCTTCTGGTGGAGATTTTCTTCATGATCTTCTTGGTGTTGATCTGTCTCCAGCTTCCCCAG TTTCAGGAACTAATAATAAGGCCCCAAAGAATGGAACAGATGCGTTGCTAGACCTTTTATCCGTTGGAGCTCCTACAGCACAAAGTAGTTCTTCCATGCTTGATATGTTATCATCTGAACAAGATAACAAAAGGTCTGAGGGTCTGCTAGACAATTTTGCATCCCTTTCTACATCTTCAGCACACTCTTCTTCAGCTGTATCAAGTTCTTCAATGATGGATTTGTTAGATGGATTTGGAACCAGCTCGTCTGTTCCTG TTGCAGAAACAAGTGGCCCATCCTATCCATCAGTTGTTGCATTTGAGAGCGGCTCGTTAAAAGTAACTTTCAACTTTTCGAAAGAGCCTGGAAATCCTCAGACCACAACAATTGAGGCTCAATTTGTGAACAAGTCTCCTGATATCTACTCTAATTTCGTATTCCAGGCTGCTGTGCCAAAG TTTCTTCAATTGCACTTGGAACCAGCTAGTGGCAGTACGCTTCCAGCAAGTGGTAAAGGATCAATCACGCAGAAGCTAAAAGTTTCAAACAGCCAGCATGGCAAG AAATCCCTGGTCATGAGGGTAAGAATAAACTACAAGGCCAAAGACAAAGATGTTTTGGAGGATGGTCAAATAAGCAATTTCCCCCATGGCCTGTAG
- the LOC121798184 gene encoding AP-1 complex subunit gamma-2-like isoform X1 → MNPFSSGTRLRDMIRAIRACKTAAEERAVVRKECASIRASISENDQDYMHRNLAKLMFIHMLGYPTHFGQMECLKLIASPGFPEKRIGYLGLMLLLDERQEVLMLVTNSIKQDLNHTNQYIVGLALCALGNICSAEMARDLAPEVERLLQFRDPNIRKKQAALCTIRIIKKVPDLAENFINAAAALLKEKHHGVLITGAQLCTDMCKVSTEAHEHFRKKCLDGVVKLLRDLANSPYAPEYDISGITDPLLHIRLLRLLYVLGQGDADASDTMNDVLAQVATKTETNKNAGNAILYECVATIMNIEDNGGLRVLAVNILGRFLSSRDNNIRYVALNMLMKAISLDSQAVQRHRATILECVKDPDASIRKRALELVYLLVNESNAKPLTKELVDYLEVSDPEFKGDLTAKICSIVEKFSPEKLWYIDQMVKVLSEAGNYVKDEVWHALIVVITNAPNLHGYTVRALYKAVQKSSEQETLVRVAVWCIGEYGEMLVGNAGMLDVEDPITVTEAEAVDLVETAIKCHTSDLTTQAICLVALLKLSSRYPSCAKRINDIVLHQKGSLVLELQQRAIEFNSIIGKHGKIRSALVERMPVLDEATYSGRRAGSVPAVVSTSLGTQPKMSNGVAKPTSAPLVDLLDLSSDDVQTPSSSGGDFLHDLLGVDLSPASPVSGTNNKAPKNGTDALLDLLSVGAPTAQSSSSMLDMLSSEQDNKRSEGLLDNFASLSTSSAHSSSAVSSSSMMDLLDGFGTSSSVPVAETSGPSYPSVVAFESGSLKVTFNFSKEPGNPQTTTIEAQFVNKSPDIYSNFVFQAAVPKFLQLHLEPASGSTLPASGKGSITQKLKVSNSQHGKKSLVMRVRINYKAKDKDVLEDGQISNFPHGL, encoded by the exons ATGAACCCCTTCTCCTCCGGCACTCGCCTGAG GGATATGATTCGGGCTATACGTGCTTGCAAAACTGCTGCAGAGGAACGTGCTGTTGTTAGAAAAGAATGTGCTTCTATTCGAGCTTCTATAAGTGAAAATGACCAAGATTATATGCATCGCAATTTGGCGAAGCTCATGTTCATCCACATGCTTGGTTACCCAACACATTTTGGTCAAATGGAATGTCTAAAATTAATTGCATCTCCAGGATTCCCAGAGAAAAGAATAGGCTATCTTGGTCTAATGTTGCTCCTTGATGAAAGACAAGAAGTTTTGATGCTCGTTACAAATTCCATAAAACA AGATCTAAATCATACAAACCAATATATTGTTGGACTTGCTCTTTGTGCTTTGGGTAATATATGCTCTGCAGAAATGGCTCGTGATCTTGCACCAGAAGTCGAAAGATTGCTTCAATTCAGAGATCCTAACATCAGGAAGAAA CAGGCAGCACTATGCACAATAAGGATAATCAAGAAAGTGCCGGACCTGGCTGAGAATTTTATAAATGCTGCTGCTGCCTTACTTAAAGAAAAGCACCATGGAGTTTTAATAACTGGTGCCCAGCTTTGCACAGATATGTGTAAAGTCAGTACAGAGGCTCATGAACATTTTAGAAAG AAATGCCTAGATGGCGTGGTCAAACTTCTAAGGGATCTTGCAAACAGTCCATATGCACCCGAGTATGATATTTCTGGGATCACAGATCCTTTACTTCATATTAGATTGCTCAGGCTTTTGTATGTGTTGGGCCAAGGAGATGCTGATGCTAGCGATACTATGAATGATGTCCTTGCCCAG GTGGCTACAAAGACTGAGACAAATAAAAATGCAGGCAATGCCATACTCTATGAATGTGTTGCTACAATCATGAATATTGAAGATAATGGTGGATTACGCGTGCTTGCTGTCAATATTCTGGGAAGGTTTTTGTCCAGCCGTGACAACAATATTAG ATACGTAGCATTGAACATGCTGATGAAAGCTATTTCATTAGATAGTCAAGCAGTACAGAGGCATCGTGCAACAATTTTAGAATGTGTAAAG GATCCAGATGCTTCAATCCGTAAAAGGGCCCTGGAGCTTGTTTATCTTCTGGTAAATGAAAGCAATGCAAAGCCTTTAACCAAGGAGCTTGTTGACTATCTGGAAGTAAGTGACCCGGAATTCAAGGGAGATCTGACGGCCAAAATATGCTCAATTGTGGAGAA GTTTTCCCCTGAAAAATTGTGGTATATTGATCAGATGGTGAAGGTTCTTTCAGAG GCTGGAAACTATGTAAAGGATGAAGTTTGGCATGCACTTATTGTCGTTATTACTAATGCTCCTAACCTACATGGATATACAGTTAGAGCTCTATACAAGGCTGTTCAAAAATCAAGTGAACAG gaAACACTTGTTCGAGTTGCCGTGTGGTGCATTGGTGAATATGGGGAAATGCTGGTGGGTAATGCTGGCATGCTTGATGTCGAGGATCCCATAACT GTAACTGAGGCTGAAGCTGTGGATCTTGTAGAAACTGCAATTAAGTGCCATACTTCAGATCTCACAACACAAGCAATATGTTTAGTCGCATTGTTAAAGCTATCAAGTCGATATCCTTCCTGTGCAAA GAGGATAAATGACATTGTCCTTCATCAGAAGGGAAGCCTTGTGCTTGAGTTGCAACAAAGAGCCATTGAATTCAACTCTATTATAGGAAAGCATGGGAAAATTAG ATCTGCATTGGTGGAAAGGATGCCGGTGCTTGATGAGGCAACTTATAGTGGGAGGAGGGCTGGTTCTGTACCAGCTGTGGTTTCAACTTCATTAGGAACTCAACCGAAAATGTCAAATGGTGTTGCTAAACCCACTTCAGCTCCTCTTGTTGATTTACTTGATCTTAGCTCTGATGACGTTCAAACACCAAGCTCTTCTGGTGGAGATTTTCTTCATGATCTTCTTGGTGTTGATCTGTCTCCAGCTTCCCCAG TTTCAGGAACTAATAATAAGGCCCCAAAGAATGGAACAGATGCGTTGCTAGACCTTTTATCCGTTGGAGCTCCTACAGCACAAAGTAGTTCTTCCATGCTTGATATGTTATCATCTGAACAAGATAACAAAAGGTCTGAGGGTCTGCTAGACAATTTTGCATCCCTTTCTACATCTTCAGCACACTCTTCTTCAGCTGTATCAAGTTCTTCAATGATGGATTTGTTAGATGGATTTGGAACCAGCTCGTCTGTTCCTG TTGCAGAAACAAGTGGCCCATCCTATCCATCAGTTGTTGCATTTGAGAGCGGCTCGTTAAAAGTAACTTTCAACTTTTCGAAAGAGCCTGGAAATCCTCAGACCACAACAATTGAGGCTCAATTTGTGAACAAGTCTCCTGATATCTACTCTAATTTCGTATTCCAGGCTGCTGTGCCAAAG TTTCTTCAATTGCACTTGGAACCAGCTAGTGGCAGTACGCTTCCAGCAAGTGGTAAAGGATCAATCACGCAGAAGCTAAAAGTTTCAAACAGCCAGCATGGCAAG AAATCCCTGGTCATGAGGGTAAGAATAAACTACAAGGCCAAAGACAAAGATGTTTTGGAGGATGGTCAAATAAGCAATTTCCCCCATGGCCTGTAG
- the LOC121798184 gene encoding AP-1 complex subunit gamma-2-like isoform X2 has translation MNPFSSGTRLRDMIRAIRACKTAAEERAVVRKECASIRASISENDQDYMHRNLAKLMFIHMLGYPTHFGQMECLKLIASPGFPEKRIGYLGLMLLLDERQEVLMLVTNSIKQDLNHTNQYIVGLALCALGNICSAEMARDLAPEVERLLQFRDPNIRKKAALCTIRIIKKVPDLAENFINAAAALLKEKHHGVLITGAQLCTDMCKVSTEAHEHFRKKCLDGVVKLLRDLANSPYAPEYDISGITDPLLHIRLLRLLYVLGQGDADASDTMNDVLAQVATKTETNKNAGNAILYECVATIMNIEDNGGLRVLAVNILGRFLSSRDNNIRYVALNMLMKAISLDSQAVQRHRATILECVKDPDASIRKRALELVYLLVNESNAKPLTKELVDYLEVSDPEFKGDLTAKICSIVEKFSPEKLWYIDQMVKVLSEAGNYVKDEVWHALIVVITNAPNLHGYTVRALYKAVQKSSEQETLVRVAVWCIGEYGEMLVGNAGMLDVEDPITVTEAEAVDLVETAIKCHTSDLTTQAICLVALLKLSSRYPSCAKRINDIVLHQKGSLVLELQQRAIEFNSIIGKHGKIRSALVERMPVLDEATYSGRRAGSVPAVVSTSLGTQPKMSNGVAKPTSAPLVDLLDLSSDDVQTPSSSGGDFLHDLLGVDLSPASPVSGTNNKAPKNGTDALLDLLSVGAPTAQSSSSMLDMLSSEQDNKRSEGLLDNFASLSTSSAHSSSAVSSSSMMDLLDGFGTSSSVPVAETSGPSYPSVVAFESGSLKVTFNFSKEPGNPQTTTIEAQFVNKSPDIYSNFVFQAAVPKFLQLHLEPASGSTLPASGKGSITQKLKVSNSQHGKKSLVMRVRINYKAKDKDVLEDGQISNFPHGL, from the exons ATGAACCCCTTCTCCTCCGGCACTCGCCTGAG GGATATGATTCGGGCTATACGTGCTTGCAAAACTGCTGCAGAGGAACGTGCTGTTGTTAGAAAAGAATGTGCTTCTATTCGAGCTTCTATAAGTGAAAATGACCAAGATTATATGCATCGCAATTTGGCGAAGCTCATGTTCATCCACATGCTTGGTTACCCAACACATTTTGGTCAAATGGAATGTCTAAAATTAATTGCATCTCCAGGATTCCCAGAGAAAAGAATAGGCTATCTTGGTCTAATGTTGCTCCTTGATGAAAGACAAGAAGTTTTGATGCTCGTTACAAATTCCATAAAACA AGATCTAAATCATACAAACCAATATATTGTTGGACTTGCTCTTTGTGCTTTGGGTAATATATGCTCTGCAGAAATGGCTCGTGATCTTGCACCAGAAGTCGAAAGATTGCTTCAATTCAGAGATCCTAACATCAGGAAGAAA GCAGCACTATGCACAATAAGGATAATCAAGAAAGTGCCGGACCTGGCTGAGAATTTTATAAATGCTGCTGCTGCCTTACTTAAAGAAAAGCACCATGGAGTTTTAATAACTGGTGCCCAGCTTTGCACAGATATGTGTAAAGTCAGTACAGAGGCTCATGAACATTTTAGAAAG AAATGCCTAGATGGCGTGGTCAAACTTCTAAGGGATCTTGCAAACAGTCCATATGCACCCGAGTATGATATTTCTGGGATCACAGATCCTTTACTTCATATTAGATTGCTCAGGCTTTTGTATGTGTTGGGCCAAGGAGATGCTGATGCTAGCGATACTATGAATGATGTCCTTGCCCAG GTGGCTACAAAGACTGAGACAAATAAAAATGCAGGCAATGCCATACTCTATGAATGTGTTGCTACAATCATGAATATTGAAGATAATGGTGGATTACGCGTGCTTGCTGTCAATATTCTGGGAAGGTTTTTGTCCAGCCGTGACAACAATATTAG ATACGTAGCATTGAACATGCTGATGAAAGCTATTTCATTAGATAGTCAAGCAGTACAGAGGCATCGTGCAACAATTTTAGAATGTGTAAAG GATCCAGATGCTTCAATCCGTAAAAGGGCCCTGGAGCTTGTTTATCTTCTGGTAAATGAAAGCAATGCAAAGCCTTTAACCAAGGAGCTTGTTGACTATCTGGAAGTAAGTGACCCGGAATTCAAGGGAGATCTGACGGCCAAAATATGCTCAATTGTGGAGAA GTTTTCCCCTGAAAAATTGTGGTATATTGATCAGATGGTGAAGGTTCTTTCAGAG GCTGGAAACTATGTAAAGGATGAAGTTTGGCATGCACTTATTGTCGTTATTACTAATGCTCCTAACCTACATGGATATACAGTTAGAGCTCTATACAAGGCTGTTCAAAAATCAAGTGAACAG gaAACACTTGTTCGAGTTGCCGTGTGGTGCATTGGTGAATATGGGGAAATGCTGGTGGGTAATGCTGGCATGCTTGATGTCGAGGATCCCATAACT GTAACTGAGGCTGAAGCTGTGGATCTTGTAGAAACTGCAATTAAGTGCCATACTTCAGATCTCACAACACAAGCAATATGTTTAGTCGCATTGTTAAAGCTATCAAGTCGATATCCTTCCTGTGCAAA GAGGATAAATGACATTGTCCTTCATCAGAAGGGAAGCCTTGTGCTTGAGTTGCAACAAAGAGCCATTGAATTCAACTCTATTATAGGAAAGCATGGGAAAATTAG ATCTGCATTGGTGGAAAGGATGCCGGTGCTTGATGAGGCAACTTATAGTGGGAGGAGGGCTGGTTCTGTACCAGCTGTGGTTTCAACTTCATTAGGAACTCAACCGAAAATGTCAAATGGTGTTGCTAAACCCACTTCAGCTCCTCTTGTTGATTTACTTGATCTTAGCTCTGATGACGTTCAAACACCAAGCTCTTCTGGTGGAGATTTTCTTCATGATCTTCTTGGTGTTGATCTGTCTCCAGCTTCCCCAG TTTCAGGAACTAATAATAAGGCCCCAAAGAATGGAACAGATGCGTTGCTAGACCTTTTATCCGTTGGAGCTCCTACAGCACAAAGTAGTTCTTCCATGCTTGATATGTTATCATCTGAACAAGATAACAAAAGGTCTGAGGGTCTGCTAGACAATTTTGCATCCCTTTCTACATCTTCAGCACACTCTTCTTCAGCTGTATCAAGTTCTTCAATGATGGATTTGTTAGATGGATTTGGAACCAGCTCGTCTGTTCCTG TTGCAGAAACAAGTGGCCCATCCTATCCATCAGTTGTTGCATTTGAGAGCGGCTCGTTAAAAGTAACTTTCAACTTTTCGAAAGAGCCTGGAAATCCTCAGACCACAACAATTGAGGCTCAATTTGTGAACAAGTCTCCTGATATCTACTCTAATTTCGTATTCCAGGCTGCTGTGCCAAAG TTTCTTCAATTGCACTTGGAACCAGCTAGTGGCAGTACGCTTCCAGCAAGTGGTAAAGGATCAATCACGCAGAAGCTAAAAGTTTCAAACAGCCAGCATGGCAAG AAATCCCTGGTCATGAGGGTAAGAATAAACTACAAGGCCAAAGACAAAGATGTTTTGGAGGATGGTCAAATAAGCAATTTCCCCCATGGCCTGTAG
- the LOC121798184 gene encoding AP-1 complex subunit gamma-2-like isoform X4: MNPFSSGTRLRDMIRAIRACKTAAEERAVVRKECASIRASISENDQDYMHRNLAKLMFIHMLGYPTHFGQMECLKLIASPGFPEKRIGYLGLMLLLDERQEVLMLVTNSIKQDLNHTNQYIVGLALCALGNICSAEMARDLAPEVERLLQFRDPNIRKKAALCTIRIIKKVPDLAENFINAAAALLKEKHHGVLITGAQLCTDMCKVSTEAHEHFRKKCLDGVVKLLRDLANSPYAPEYDISGITDPLLHIRLLRLLYVLGQGDADASDTMNDVLAQVATKTETNKNAGNAILYECVATIMNIEDNGGLRVLAVNILGRFLSSRDNNIRYVALNMLMKAISLDSQAVQRHRATILECVKDPDASIRKRALELVYLLVNESNAKPLTKELVDYLEVSDPEFKGDLTAKICSIVEKFSPEKLWYIDQMVKVLSEAGNYVKDEVWHALIVVITNAPNLHGYTVRALYKAVQKSSEQETLVRVAVWCIGEYGEMLVGNAGMLDVEDPITVTEAEAVDLVETAIKCHTSDLTTQAICLVALLKLSSRYPSCAKRINDIVLHQKGSLVLELQQRAIEFNSIIGKHGKIRSALVERMPVLDEATYSGRRAGSVPAVVSTSLGTQPKMSNGVAKPTSAPLVDLLDLSSDDVQTPSSSGGDFLHDLLGVDLSPASPVSGTNNKAPKNGTDALLDLLSVGAPTAQSSSSMLDMLSSEQDNKRSEGLLDNFASLSTSSAHSSSAVSSSSMMDLLDGFGTSSSVPETSGPSYPSVVAFESGSLKVTFNFSKEPGNPQTTTIEAQFVNKSPDIYSNFVFQAAVPKFLQLHLEPASGSTLPASGKGSITQKLKVSNSQHGKKSLVMRVRINYKAKDKDVLEDGQISNFPHGL; the protein is encoded by the exons ATGAACCCCTTCTCCTCCGGCACTCGCCTGAG GGATATGATTCGGGCTATACGTGCTTGCAAAACTGCTGCAGAGGAACGTGCTGTTGTTAGAAAAGAATGTGCTTCTATTCGAGCTTCTATAAGTGAAAATGACCAAGATTATATGCATCGCAATTTGGCGAAGCTCATGTTCATCCACATGCTTGGTTACCCAACACATTTTGGTCAAATGGAATGTCTAAAATTAATTGCATCTCCAGGATTCCCAGAGAAAAGAATAGGCTATCTTGGTCTAATGTTGCTCCTTGATGAAAGACAAGAAGTTTTGATGCTCGTTACAAATTCCATAAAACA AGATCTAAATCATACAAACCAATATATTGTTGGACTTGCTCTTTGTGCTTTGGGTAATATATGCTCTGCAGAAATGGCTCGTGATCTTGCACCAGAAGTCGAAAGATTGCTTCAATTCAGAGATCCTAACATCAGGAAGAAA GCAGCACTATGCACAATAAGGATAATCAAGAAAGTGCCGGACCTGGCTGAGAATTTTATAAATGCTGCTGCTGCCTTACTTAAAGAAAAGCACCATGGAGTTTTAATAACTGGTGCCCAGCTTTGCACAGATATGTGTAAAGTCAGTACAGAGGCTCATGAACATTTTAGAAAG AAATGCCTAGATGGCGTGGTCAAACTTCTAAGGGATCTTGCAAACAGTCCATATGCACCCGAGTATGATATTTCTGGGATCACAGATCCTTTACTTCATATTAGATTGCTCAGGCTTTTGTATGTGTTGGGCCAAGGAGATGCTGATGCTAGCGATACTATGAATGATGTCCTTGCCCAG GTGGCTACAAAGACTGAGACAAATAAAAATGCAGGCAATGCCATACTCTATGAATGTGTTGCTACAATCATGAATATTGAAGATAATGGTGGATTACGCGTGCTTGCTGTCAATATTCTGGGAAGGTTTTTGTCCAGCCGTGACAACAATATTAG ATACGTAGCATTGAACATGCTGATGAAAGCTATTTCATTAGATAGTCAAGCAGTACAGAGGCATCGTGCAACAATTTTAGAATGTGTAAAG GATCCAGATGCTTCAATCCGTAAAAGGGCCCTGGAGCTTGTTTATCTTCTGGTAAATGAAAGCAATGCAAAGCCTTTAACCAAGGAGCTTGTTGACTATCTGGAAGTAAGTGACCCGGAATTCAAGGGAGATCTGACGGCCAAAATATGCTCAATTGTGGAGAA GTTTTCCCCTGAAAAATTGTGGTATATTGATCAGATGGTGAAGGTTCTTTCAGAG GCTGGAAACTATGTAAAGGATGAAGTTTGGCATGCACTTATTGTCGTTATTACTAATGCTCCTAACCTACATGGATATACAGTTAGAGCTCTATACAAGGCTGTTCAAAAATCAAGTGAACAG gaAACACTTGTTCGAGTTGCCGTGTGGTGCATTGGTGAATATGGGGAAATGCTGGTGGGTAATGCTGGCATGCTTGATGTCGAGGATCCCATAACT GTAACTGAGGCTGAAGCTGTGGATCTTGTAGAAACTGCAATTAAGTGCCATACTTCAGATCTCACAACACAAGCAATATGTTTAGTCGCATTGTTAAAGCTATCAAGTCGATATCCTTCCTGTGCAAA GAGGATAAATGACATTGTCCTTCATCAGAAGGGAAGCCTTGTGCTTGAGTTGCAACAAAGAGCCATTGAATTCAACTCTATTATAGGAAAGCATGGGAAAATTAG ATCTGCATTGGTGGAAAGGATGCCGGTGCTTGATGAGGCAACTTATAGTGGGAGGAGGGCTGGTTCTGTACCAGCTGTGGTTTCAACTTCATTAGGAACTCAACCGAAAATGTCAAATGGTGTTGCTAAACCCACTTCAGCTCCTCTTGTTGATTTACTTGATCTTAGCTCTGATGACGTTCAAACACCAAGCTCTTCTGGTGGAGATTTTCTTCATGATCTTCTTGGTGTTGATCTGTCTCCAGCTTCCCCAG TTTCAGGAACTAATAATAAGGCCCCAAAGAATGGAACAGATGCGTTGCTAGACCTTTTATCCGTTGGAGCTCCTACAGCACAAAGTAGTTCTTCCATGCTTGATATGTTATCATCTGAACAAGATAACAAAAGGTCTGAGGGTCTGCTAGACAATTTTGCATCCCTTTCTACATCTTCAGCACACTCTTCTTCAGCTGTATCAAGTTCTTCAATGATGGATTTGTTAGATGGATTTGGAACCAGCTCGTCTGTTCCTG AAACAAGTGGCCCATCCTATCCATCAGTTGTTGCATTTGAGAGCGGCTCGTTAAAAGTAACTTTCAACTTTTCGAAAGAGCCTGGAAATCCTCAGACCACAACAATTGAGGCTCAATTTGTGAACAAGTCTCCTGATATCTACTCTAATTTCGTATTCCAGGCTGCTGTGCCAAAG TTTCTTCAATTGCACTTGGAACCAGCTAGTGGCAGTACGCTTCCAGCAAGTGGTAAAGGATCAATCACGCAGAAGCTAAAAGTTTCAAACAGCCAGCATGGCAAG AAATCCCTGGTCATGAGGGTAAGAATAAACTACAAGGCCAAAGACAAAGATGTTTTGGAGGATGGTCAAATAAGCAATTTCCCCCATGGCCTGTAG